The DNA region AACATCTCCTTAAACTTTCCTATTCTGACCTTTATATTGCCAAAAGAAGGGTCAGCCAAATAAACAAATTTTTTATCCATACCCTTATAAACTGTAAAATGCTCATTCCTTCTTATCTTTACAAAAGCAATGGCAGGAACTTTTAGTTTTCGTAGCTCATCTAAATTTAAAGCTAAAGCTACAGCTTTGTATCCTCTCTCTTTAGCAAATTCAGCTAAATCAAAGAAGGAAAGTTTAAAGTCTTCCTCTTCAAGTTCTTCTAATTTTTTGATTTTGCATTTTTCCTTTTTGCTATCTTTACAGTTTTTATCTATAAGCCCTTTTTTATCTAAAACCCAATCTAAAACTTCCTTTTCTGTAATTTTTTCGTTAAAGAAGAACTTTAAGATGGTAGCTAATGAAGAAGAACCACAAGAGTAATCAAATTCCTGTCTAATCATCCCTTCATTTTTAAACTCAATATAGCTTTTAACTTTCCTTTTTGTAGACACATCTTGATTAATAATGTAAACAGTTCCGCAAAAACCGTTCTTGATAAGCAATAAGAATATAAAAATAATCCTTTTCATTTTTAAAACTTATAAGTAAATCTTGTTGAAATAGATGACTGATAACCA from Persephonella sp. includes:
- a CDS encoding C39 family peptidase, which translates into the protein MKRIIFIFLLLIKNGFCGTVYIINQDVSTKRKVKSYIEFKNEGMIRQEFDYSCGSSSLATILKFFFNEKITEKEVLDWVLDKKGLIDKNCKDSKKEKCKIKKLEELEEEDFKLSFFDLAEFAKERGYKAVALALNLDELRKLKVPAIAFVKIRRNEHFTVYKGMDKKFVYLADPSFGNIKVRIGKFKEMFYTRNDPKYRGKILVFIPKDKNLPLNLDFLKLPENSDFLYEVIKIKSIY